Below is a window of Tolypothrix bouteillei VB521301 DNA.
CAGTTCGGCTTATTTTCCAAGAATTTTACTGTGTCTAATTTAGAAAAACAAAAAAATAGGTAAGTTGATGAACACGGGTAAGTTAGCAAACAGAGAAGAACTTATTATTGAAGCAGGTCGGACTGAAAGCCAGTACTGGAAAGACCTCTGGAGATATAGAGAACTCTTTTATTTTCTAGCATGGCGCGATATTTTGGTGCGCTATAAGCAAACTGCAATTGGCATGGCATGGGCATTGATTCGACCCTTTTTAACGATGGTAGTCTTCACAATTGTATTTAGTACTTTAGCGAAGCTACCCAGTGAAGGCAACGCGCCTTACCCAATTCTCGTCTATGCTGCTATGTTACCTTGGCAGTTTTTCTCTAGCGCGTTAACCGAATGCAGTAACAGCCTAATTAACAATGCAAACTTACTTTCTAAAGTCTATTTTCCACGTCTGATTGTACCAACAAGTGCTGTTATTGTCAGCTTTGTAGACTTCATGATTTCGGGTATGATTTTGCTAGCATTGATGGCATGGTACAATTTTATACCAGATTGGCGTATATTAACACTTCCGCTGTTTATTCTCATTGCCTTTGCTGCTTCAATAGGTGTGGGATTGTGGCTAGCAGCTTTGACTGTGGAGTACCGAGATTTCCGCTATATCGTGACGTTTCTAGTACAGTTTGGTTTGTACATTTCGCCTGTGGGTTTCAGCAGCAAGATTGTTCCCGAACAATGGCGTCTGCTGTATTCACTTAACCCAATGGTAGGAGTTATTGACGGTTTCCGGTGGGCTATTTTAGGCGGTGAGTCCCAGATATATTTACCAGGTTTTGCACTCTCTTTAGTGATTGTGGCTCTACTTTTGTGGAGTGGTATTTGGTACTTCCGCAAGATGGAACGCACTTTTGCCGATGTGATTTAGGTGTGTGATTTTTGATGTATGAAAGTTTTGTACGACATTTCATGGCTG
It encodes the following:
- a CDS encoding ABC transporter permease translates to MNTGKLANREELIIEAGRTESQYWKDLWRYRELFYFLAWRDILVRYKQTAIGMAWALIRPFLTMVVFTIVFSTLAKLPSEGNAPYPILVYAAMLPWQFFSSALTECSNSLINNANLLSKVYFPRLIVPTSAVIVSFVDFMISGMILLALMAWYNFIPDWRILTLPLFILIAFAASIGVGLWLAALTVEYRDFRYIVTFLVQFGLYISPVGFSSKIVPEQWRLLYSLNPMVGVIDGFRWAILGGESQIYLPGFALSLVIVALLLWSGIWYFRKMERTFADVI